Sequence from the Rhodohalobacter sp. SW132 genome:
CCCTGCACGCGGAAGCCGGTTTCAGCGTTTTGAATCTGCCGATACCTCATATACCTACGATCAGTCGCAGGACAGGGTGAGAGATGAGATACGGGGGGATGGACGAATCGGGGCCGAAATTTTTATCGGTGAGACTCAGACACTCACTCCGTCAGTCTTTTTCAGATATCGGGATCGGGATAACAGTACGGAAACGCTTTACAGGGATATGGATTTGCAGGGAAATATGCTTCGAGAGATCTTTCGTGAGGATGCCGAGAATAGTAACCGAACAAATGTAGAGTTTGAGCTTGCCTACGATAAAGAGTTTGAGGATGAGAACCGCCGTCTTCAAATCGACGCAAAGTTTGACTATCAGCCTGAACAGGAATCCAGCGACCTGTTTGAAAGAAATGTGTTAGCGGATGATTTCCTCGGTCAGCAGCGAACCGATAACCGGGAAGAGATTACCGATCTTCAGTTTAATGCGGACTACGTGCACCCTATCGGGGAATCGGTAGAGTTGGAAGCTGGCGGGCGATCTTCTTTTCGATGGGTAGATAATCGCTATGATCTTGAAGAGTTTTCAAATGGCCAGTGGACTTCAATTGATGATTTTAGTTCTGATTTCAACTACTATCAGAACGTAAATGCAATCTATGCGATAGCATCAACGCAGCTTGGGGATTTCTCCATTCAAGGCGGCATCCGGGGTGAACAGACAATCATCGAAACAGAAGTTGAACTGGGGGGAGAATCATCACGAAGAAATTATCTCGATCTGTTTCCAAGCTTGTTTTTAGGTTATGAATTCAATGAGAGAAACAGTGTTCAAGCCAGCTACAGCCGGCGGCTCTCCCGTCCGCGTTTCCGAAATATTCTTCCTTTTTCAAATTTCAGGGATTCGAGAAATATCTTTACAGGAAATCCCGGATTGGATCCTGTTTACAGTAACTCTTATGAGTTGAGTTATTTGAGATACTGGGAGTCCGGGTCTGCAAGCACCACAGTATATCATCGTTACAGAACAGGCGTAGTGGAACGAATTACCGATGTGATGGATGATGGTGTAACACGCCGATTTCCGATTAATCTTTCAACACAGAAAAACTGGGGTGCAGAATTTGCGATCAGCCAGGATATCTGGGAAAATTTCAGGGTTCGGACCAGCCTCAACTATTTCACATCAGATACGGATGGAACCTACGAAGGGGAACAGTTTCAGCGCGATGCAACTGCGCTATTTGGTCGATTCAGAGTCCAATGGAGTATCACGGATAATTTAAGAGTTCAATCTACATTTCGATACCGCGGCCCAAGAAATACAACCCAGGGCAGGCGTGCAGCGTCCCATTCCGTCAATTCAGGAATTTCTTATGAATTGTTTGATGGTGATGCTACACTATCACTCAGCGGACGGGATCTGTTCAATACCCGTGGAAGAGATATTATTATTGATGAACCCGGTTTCTATTCCCGTGATCAATACCAGTGGCGAACGCGATCCATCCGCCTCAATTTTGTGTACCGGTTTAGCGCGTTTAATTGATAGGGGTTTTTTTAAATGCAGTCATGCCGCACTTGATGCGGCATCTCCCATCCTCGTTCGATTTAAAGATTCTGCCACTGGCAAATCATTACTCGTTGAAACGATGGTGGATCGCGGATAGGGGTCCGCGATGACGTTGGTAAGATTATTATTTTATTAAAGTCATAACGCACCTGATACGGCATCTCCCATTCCGGTTCGAATTGTTGATTCTGCTATTGGCAAATCATAGCTCGTTGAATCGACGGGAGATCGCGGATCGGGGTCCGCAATGATGTTGGTAAGATTATAATCTCATTAAAGTCATATCGCACTTGATGCGTATCTCCCATCCCGGTTCGATTTAAAGATTCTGCCATTGGTAAAAACCCGTCTCGTAGAGACGATATATTTGTAGAAAAAGAAGGTGCACCCAATACAAGATGTTCCGTAGGAACAATATGTTGTTTTGAACAGGCTTGAAGCCGGCAACATATCGATGTGCTCTGAAAAACATATCGTAACTGCGGCACGCGGTGGAATGCGCCATCATTTTTCTCCGAATATAATGCTTCGGTGGGAGCAAACAGCTGAGCTGTTTTGTTCGTACGCTCCGGTGCAAAGCACCAGAACGAGATGTGAAACGACGGGAGATCGCGGGTCAAAAACCCGCGATGACGTTGTCAGGGATTAGATCTCATCAGACATGGTATTTTTTAAGAACGCCTTTCACATTTAGATTACGATCAACAAATGCCTGAAGCTGTTGAGCGTGAATTCGTGCACGAAAAATACCATGTCTCAGCCATCACTCCATCACCGGATTACAATGAAATTCACCCTGCCCGCCGGATTGCGGCTTAACAAATACGGCGGCCGTTAACGGCGGTACGGTAATCAGCCCGTTGATCGCGGAAGCTGACCGAACCGCATCATCCACACCATTTTGTTGTACCGGGTGAAGTTCCAAACCCTCCATTCCGGAATCAAACTGTTTGGGCCTGAGATCAGAATTGAACAGCACAAGAATTCCGTCATGATTCTCATCCAGCGAGGGGCCGGCGCACTGTCCATCCGATAGGGTCATCGCAATCAGGCCGGGATCCTGCGCTGATCCGGTATTGTGAAATCCTACGCGACGATGAATCTCATCCGCGCTCTGGATACGAAAGAGGGGAGAGCTGTATCGAATCTCAAGCTGCTCCAGGAACTGCCGGTGGGCCTGCTCCATATGCTCTTTTTCAACGCTGATGTTAGGGTTAGTCATAAACTCTTTGTGATCATCCCAGCGGTCGGCATTATCCCACTCCGGAGGCAGGCCGGTCGCCCATTTGTGGGTTTCCATGGTGTAATCCACTGCGTTATACCAGTCACCGGACACATAGCTGTTTCGGTCCATCGATTTTGAACGCAGCAGATCGGTGCCCAGCTGGTAAAACGGGATGCCCTGACCGAAATTCAGAAAAGCGTTGCTGAGCATGTGAATCCGCACGCGCTCATCCATTCCGAGATCGAATGGGAGTTTGGCCTGGGTGTTGTCCCACAGCGTTTCGTTGTCGTGCTTGTCGATATAGTTGACTGACTCCTGCGGATTGAGTGCATACCCAATCATTTCATTGCCGCCATCCACGCGTTCATCACTCCGGTTAAGATAGGGATAGGTTGATAAATTTCCGGTCATGCCCACCCGAATGCGATCGGCGTGGCTGAACAGCGTCTGTTTTTCATCTTCCAGATCTCCGGTCACTTCTTCATTGGGGAAAAGGTAACGGCCGGTAGCAAAACCCTGGTCGCGGCCCGAGCCGGCAAAGAATCCGCCCCGAATCGCATCGCGTATCCGGTCATTGAAATTCCCGATCCCGGTGCCGCCCATCATAAACTGAGTTGCCTGGTCGAAGATGCGGTTGTCAGCTACTTCGCCAAAATTCC
This genomic interval carries:
- a CDS encoding outer membrane beta-barrel family protein — translated: MKQILLLVFGIIFLIPMSLFAINISDDTAIEGTVINSEGLPIAGATVAVFIPGEDQPDSGTVTDESGEFTLPVSPDSYVLSISFISYDDYERNITVTEGEVINVGEVTLTEARADLDEVVIEAEPRSMEMQFDRRVYRADDDIDAFGGTALDMLDNIPSIESDFDGNLSLRGSDNVRVLINGRSSALLSGGTEALAAIPEESIERVEVITNPSARYQAEGDAGVINIVLKRNRVAGFNGSALGRLGLPNDSRGSLNLNFLSNNVNWFTNFGFRFRERPARGSRFQRFESADTSYTYDQSQDRVRDEIRGDGRIGAEIFIGETQTLTPSVFFRYRDRDNSTETLYRDMDLQGNMLREIFREDAENSNRTNVEFELAYDKEFEDENRRLQIDAKFDYQPEQESSDLFERNVLADDFLGQQRTDNREEITDLQFNADYVHPIGESVELEAGGRSSFRWVDNRYDLEEFSNGQWTSIDDFSSDFNYYQNVNAIYAIASTQLGDFSIQGGIRGEQTIIETEVELGGESSRRNYLDLFPSLFLGYEFNERNSVQASYSRRLSRPRFRNILPFSNFRDSRNIFTGNPGLDPVYSNSYELSYLRYWESGSASTTVYHRYRTGVVERITDVMDDGVTRRFPINLSTQKNWGAEFAISQDIWENFRVRTSLNYFTSDTDGTYEGEQFQRDATALFGRFRVQWSITDNLRVQSTFRYRGPRNTTQGRRAASHSVNSGISYELFDGDATLSLSGRDLFNTRGRDIIIDEPGFYSRDQYQWRTRSIRLNFVYRFSAFN